A single Agromyces sp. CF514 DNA region contains:
- the rsmA gene encoding 16S rRNA (adenine(1518)-N(6)/adenine(1519)-N(6))-dimethyltransferase RsmA: MARLLGPAEIRDLAELLDVTPTKKLGQNFVHDGNTVRRIVQVAGVQPGETVLEIGPGLGSLTLGLLEAGADVIAVEIDKRLAAQLPHTAGVMQPGTSLTVVTEDALRVTELPGEPVRLVANLPYNVSVPVLLHLLEHFDSLQSGIVMVQAEVGHRLAAEPGSKVYGAPSLKAAWYGEWRTAGQVSRMVFWPVPNVDSVLVGFERGTQPGTIAERRATFALIDAAFQQRRKMLRQSLSGALGGSAAAASEVLERAGVAPEARGEQLVIGDFLRIARAFEGA; encoded by the coding sequence ATCGCGCGCCTGCTGGGGCCGGCCGAGATCCGCGACCTCGCCGAACTGCTCGACGTGACGCCGACGAAGAAGCTCGGCCAGAACTTCGTGCACGACGGCAACACCGTGCGGCGCATCGTGCAGGTCGCCGGCGTGCAGCCCGGCGAGACCGTGCTCGAGATCGGGCCCGGACTCGGATCCCTCACGCTCGGCCTGCTCGAGGCCGGCGCCGACGTCATCGCCGTCGAGATCGACAAGCGCCTCGCAGCGCAGTTGCCGCACACGGCGGGCGTCATGCAGCCCGGCACGAGCCTCACGGTCGTCACCGAAGACGCGCTGCGCGTCACCGAGCTCCCGGGCGAGCCCGTGCGGCTCGTCGCGAACCTGCCCTACAACGTCTCCGTGCCGGTGCTGCTGCACCTGCTCGAGCACTTCGACTCGTTGCAGTCGGGCATCGTCATGGTGCAGGCCGAGGTGGGGCACCGCCTCGCCGCCGAACCCGGCTCGAAGGTCTACGGCGCTCCGAGCCTGAAGGCTGCGTGGTACGGCGAGTGGCGCACGGCCGGCCAGGTCTCGCGCATGGTGTTCTGGCCCGTGCCGAACGTGGACTCCGTGCTCGTCGGCTTCGAGCGCGGCACCCAGCCGGGCACGATCGCCGAACGCCGTGCGACCTTCGCGCTCATCGATGCCGCGTTCCAGCAGCGCCGCAAGATGCTGCGCCAGTCCCTCTCCGGCGCGCTCGGCGGGTCTGCCGCCGCGGCGAGCGAGGTGCTCGAACGCGCGGGCGTCGCGCCAGAGGCCCGCGGCGAGCAGCTCGTGATCGGCGACTTCCTCCGCATCGCCCGGGCCTTCGAGGGGGCCTGA
- a CDS encoding 4-(cytidine 5'-diphospho)-2-C-methyl-D-erythritol kinase, producing the protein MTIAWTEEAVHVRAPGKINVFMRVGDVQPDGYHDVATAYQAVSLYEDVRAWPDDEFSVAFGGSIDTSGLVTDGSNLAIRAAKLLARATGVSGGVRLEIEKHVPIAGGMGGGSADAAATLVACDALWGTALPKDELLALAAQLGADVPFSLTGGTAIGTGRGDRLSPALATGSFHWVLAVAEFGLSTPGVYAELDRIRDEDGRNVPRSPVVDAEVLQALRAGDPVLLAQSMHNDLQEAALRLAPGLGGILDLGEGHGALAGLVSGSGPTVAFLAADADTALELQVALSAARLTAIHVHGAVHGARVLSS; encoded by the coding sequence GTGACCATCGCCTGGACCGAAGAAGCGGTGCACGTGCGAGCGCCCGGCAAGATCAACGTCTTCATGCGCGTGGGCGACGTGCAGCCCGACGGCTACCACGACGTCGCGACGGCCTACCAGGCGGTCTCGCTCTACGAAGACGTGCGGGCCTGGCCCGACGACGAGTTCAGCGTGGCGTTCGGCGGCAGCATCGACACCTCGGGCCTCGTCACCGACGGGTCGAACCTCGCGATCCGCGCGGCGAAGCTGCTCGCACGGGCGACGGGCGTCTCGGGCGGCGTGCGGCTCGAGATCGAGAAGCACGTCCCCATCGCGGGCGGCATGGGCGGCGGGTCCGCGGATGCCGCGGCGACCCTCGTGGCCTGCGACGCGCTCTGGGGCACGGCCCTGCCCAAAGACGAACTGCTCGCCCTCGCGGCGCAGCTCGGCGCCGACGTGCCGTTCTCGCTCACGGGCGGCACGGCGATCGGCACGGGTCGCGGCGACCGGTTGAGCCCTGCCCTGGCCACCGGATCCTTCCACTGGGTGCTCGCGGTCGCCGAGTTCGGCCTCTCGACGCCCGGCGTCTACGCCGAGCTCGACCGCATCCGCGACGAGGACGGCCGAAACGTGCCGCGTTCGCCCGTCGTCGACGCCGAGGTGCTGCAGGCGCTCCGCGCGGGCGACCCCGTGCTGCTCGCGCAGTCGATGCACAACGACCTCCAAGAGGCCGCGCTGCGGCTCGCGCCCGGCCTCGGCGGCATCCTCGACCTCGGCGAGGGCCACGGCGCGCTCGCCGGCCTCGTCTCGGGCTCCGGGCCGACCGTCGCCTTCCTCGCGGCCGACGCCGACACGGCGCTCGAGCTGCAGGTCGCGCTCTCGGCCGCGCGGCTCACGGCGATCCACGTGCACGGCGCCGTGCACGGCGCCCGCGTGCTCTCGAGCTGA
- a CDS encoding ABC-F family ATP-binding cassette domain-containing protein → MAHLLGAERLHLEFPTRTVFDEVTLGIDEGDRIGVVGRNGDGKSTLLKLLAGRLEPDGGRVTMRRGIRIGMLDQADVVDPGQTVAEAVVGGIDEHVWAGDAKVRDVIGGLLADVPWQAQISSLSGGQRRRVGLAALLVGDWDVVFLDEPTNHLDVEGIAWLAGHLKQRWASTQGALVVVTHDRWFLDEVCTDTWEVHDGIVEPFEGGYAAYILQRVERDRMAAASEAKRQNLMRKELAWLRRGAPARTSKPKFRIDAANELIENEPPVRNPIELNRLAVTRLGKDVVDLIDVSVEYPATDAAGEPSGVKTVLRDVEWRIAPGERTGILGVNGAGKSTLLGLVTGAVKPTSGKVKRGTTVRIATLSQELAELTEWADQRVSAVVAEQKTSYEVGGKELSPGQLLERLGFTNAQLSTPVKNLSGGQKRRLQLLLILLQEPNVLILDEPTNDLDTDMLAAIEDLLDTWPGTLLVVSHDRYLIERVTDRQFAILDGHLRDLPRGVDQYLELRRATDAARRSDAADSRRADAAPTGAAPGAEAAPAAAASAPAPATPALAGAERRTAEKELSSIDRKLEKLQSEIATAHEKLARHDQSDYVGLGALGDELRALEASVVDLETRWLEVSETLE, encoded by the coding sequence ATGGCACATCTCCTCGGCGCCGAGCGCCTGCACCTCGAATTCCCGACGCGCACCGTCTTCGACGAGGTCACCCTCGGCATCGACGAGGGCGACCGCATCGGCGTCGTCGGCCGCAACGGCGACGGCAAGTCCACACTGCTGAAGCTCCTGGCGGGCCGCCTCGAACCCGACGGCGGACGCGTGACGATGCGCCGCGGCATCCGCATCGGCATGCTCGACCAGGCCGACGTCGTCGACCCGGGCCAGACGGTCGCCGAGGCCGTCGTCGGGGGTATCGACGAGCACGTGTGGGCGGGCGACGCGAAGGTGCGCGACGTGATCGGCGGCCTGCTCGCCGACGTGCCGTGGCAGGCGCAGATCTCGAGCCTCTCGGGCGGCCAGCGCCGTCGCGTGGGGCTCGCGGCCCTGCTCGTGGGCGACTGGGACGTCGTGTTCCTCGACGAGCCCACCAACCACCTCGACGTCGAGGGCATCGCCTGGCTCGCGGGGCACCTGAAGCAGCGTTGGGCCTCGACCCAGGGCGCGCTCGTGGTCGTGACGCACGACCGGTGGTTCCTCGACGAGGTGTGCACCGACACGTGGGAGGTGCACGACGGCATCGTCGAGCCGTTCGAGGGCGGCTATGCGGCGTACATCCTGCAGCGCGTCGAGCGCGACCGCATGGCGGCCGCCTCCGAGGCCAAGCGCCAGAACCTCATGCGGAAGGAGCTCGCTTGGCTGCGTCGCGGCGCTCCTGCGCGCACGTCGAAGCCGAAGTTCCGCATCGACGCGGCGAACGAGCTGATCGAGAACGAGCCCCCCGTGCGCAACCCGATCGAGCTGAACCGGCTCGCGGTCACGCGGCTCGGCAAGGACGTCGTCGACCTCATCGACGTCTCGGTCGAGTATCCGGCGACGGATGCGGCGGGCGAACCGTCGGGTGTCAAGACCGTGCTGCGCGACGTCGAGTGGCGCATCGCGCCCGGCGAGCGCACCGGCATCCTGGGCGTGAACGGCGCGGGCAAGTCGACGCTGCTCGGGCTCGTGACGGGTGCGGTGAAGCCCACCTCCGGCAAGGTCAAGCGCGGCACGACCGTGCGCATCGCGACCCTCAGCCAAGAGCTCGCCGAGCTCACGGAGTGGGCCGACCAGCGCGTCTCGGCGGTCGTCGCCGAGCAGAAGACGAGCTACGAGGTCGGCGGCAAGGAGCTCTCGCCCGGGCAGCTGCTCGAACGCCTCGGCTTCACGAACGCGCAGCTGTCGACGCCCGTGAAGAACCTGTCGGGCGGGCAGAAGCGGCGGCTGCAGCTGCTGCTGATCCTGCTGCAGGAGCCGAACGTGCTCATCCTCGACGAGCCGACGAACGACCTCGACACCGACATGCTCGCGGCCATCGAGGACCTCCTCGACACCTGGCCGGGCACGCTCCTCGTCGTCTCGCACGACCGCTACCTCATCGAGCGCGTGACCGACCGCCAGTTCGCGATCCTCGACGGGCACCTGCGCGACCTGCCACGCGGCGTCGACCAGTACCTCGAGCTGCGCAGGGCGACGGATGCCGCGCGCCGCAGCGATGCGGCCGACTCGCGTCGTGCGGATGCCGCACCGACGGGCGCCGCACCCGGTGCCGAAGCCGCGCCCGCGGCCGCGGCTTCCGCGCCGGCACCCGCGACGCCCGCCCTCGCGGGCGCCGAGCGCCGCACGGCCGAGAAGGAGCTCTCCTCGATCGACCGCAAGCTCGAGAAGCTCCAGTCCGAGATCGCGACCGCCCATGAGAAGCTCGCCCGCCACGACCAGAGCGACTACGTCGGGCTCGGCGCGCTGGGCGACGAACTGCGTGCGCTCGAAGCATCCGTCGTCGACCTCGAAACGCGCTGGCTCGAAGTTTCTGAGACGCTCGAATGA
- a CDS encoding NUDIX domain-containing protein: MSDRRGSVWSRRVRAVGARSVFFLSDHRWILLSLAVVLVGVVSVWVALPFVVNLLLALLAVVMLVIEFRGYLRARGEIDFPGRPSDQFRDVQASYSTDSRYEFWRMPCGSFVFDRDGSNAVRHGLVTAELMDEPYELAPELSDFGRVFEKRRAARIDFYNGAVLGLSNDVDLGPTGGGVVRLTPATYRDHLSSDIFAMHDVVVAGRRRSEFGRRLFVDRRARLRSFESSWLLNSVGTSAIALTTDGKVLLVEQSTKNESSGGLLAPSGSGSLEPQDFGGSRVLGLAEVLATGAMRELREEAGILETDIVGYEFLGIGRWVQKAAKPEAFTLVHLGIDSDTATRREIPADDRPFSVRKRSVRVVDPVGEPDVERVDELIEDEAVRSRLSLPLWVGVALMLRSARAD, from the coding sequence ATGAGCGATCGGCGCGGGTCGGTGTGGTCCAGAAGGGTCAGAGCCGTCGGAGCGAGATCGGTCTTCTTCCTCTCCGACCATCGATGGATCCTCCTGAGCCTCGCGGTCGTTCTCGTCGGCGTCGTGAGCGTCTGGGTGGCTCTGCCGTTCGTCGTGAATCTGCTCCTCGCCTTGCTCGCCGTCGTCATGCTCGTCATCGAGTTCCGCGGCTATCTCCGCGCGCGGGGGGAGATCGACTTTCCAGGCCGTCCGTCCGATCAGTTCCGAGACGTCCAGGCCAGCTATTCGACCGATTCCCGTTACGAATTCTGGCGAATGCCGTGCGGTTCATTCGTCTTCGACCGTGATGGCAGCAACGCCGTCCGTCACGGTCTCGTCACTGCCGAGCTCATGGACGAGCCGTACGAGCTCGCACCGGAGTTGAGCGACTTCGGCAGAGTCTTCGAGAAGCGCCGAGCGGCGCGCATCGATTTCTACAATGGCGCGGTGCTCGGTCTCTCGAACGATGTCGATCTCGGTCCGACAGGTGGGGGAGTGGTCCGGCTGACACCGGCGACCTACCGGGACCATCTCTCGAGCGACATCTTCGCGATGCACGACGTTGTGGTCGCAGGTCGACGACGTAGCGAGTTCGGACGTCGACTCTTCGTCGACCGGCGGGCGAGGCTTCGGAGCTTCGAGTCGAGCTGGCTGTTGAATTCCGTCGGCACATCGGCGATCGCCTTGACCACCGATGGCAAGGTCCTGCTCGTCGAGCAGTCGACGAAGAACGAGTCGAGCGGGGGCCTTCTCGCTCCGAGCGGTTCCGGTTCGCTTGAGCCGCAAGACTTCGGCGGTTCTCGAGTACTCGGACTCGCTGAGGTTCTCGCCACGGGCGCGATGAGGGAGCTGCGCGAAGAAGCGGGAATCCTCGAAACGGACATCGTCGGCTACGAATTCCTCGGAATCGGTCGGTGGGTCCAGAAGGCGGCAAAGCCCGAGGCGTTCACTCTCGTCCATCTCGGGATCGACTCCGACACTGCGACCCGTCGTGAAATCCCTGCGGACGATCGGCCCTTCTCCGTGCGGAAGCGCTCAGTCAGGGTTGTCGATCCCGTAGGCGAACCCGACGTCGAACGCGTGGACGAACTGATCGAAGATGAAGCCGTTCGTTCGCGACTCTCCCTGCCTCTTTGGGTCGGCGTCGCGCTGATGCTCCGCTCCGCGAGAGCTGACTAG
- a CDS encoding MetQ/NlpA family ABC transporter substrate-binding protein, with product MALRRTKLIAALAAVPLVLGLASCASAGAADEASDVVKIGVVGKADPQWTAFEKVAEKAGIDIELVDFSDYAQPNPATTEGELDLNQFQHIVYLADYNVSAGEDLTPIGSTAIYPLGLYSTKYDDVADIKEGETVAVPDDASNQARALLVLQSAGLVELKSGGSIFSDLADIDEAKSKVKVTALEASLTPTSLPDVAAAIINNDYVADAGLSFDDALAQDDPSDPNALPYVNIFATRAEDADNETYLKLVEIFQTDADVQAGLLEASGNTAVPLVTPVADLQDSLAKVEADTKAAKG from the coding sequence ATGGCACTTCGCCGCACCAAGCTCATCGCCGCCCTCGCAGCCGTCCCCCTCGTGCTCGGCCTCGCGTCCTGCGCCTCCGCAGGCGCCGCCGACGAGGCATCCGACGTCGTCAAGATCGGCGTCGTGGGCAAGGCCGACCCGCAGTGGACCGCCTTCGAGAAGGTCGCCGAGAAGGCGGGCATCGACATCGAACTCGTCGACTTCTCCGACTACGCGCAGCCGAACCCCGCCACGACCGAGGGCGAGCTCGACCTCAACCAGTTCCAGCACATCGTGTACCTCGCCGACTACAACGTGTCGGCCGGCGAAGACCTGACGCCCATCGGCTCGACCGCGATCTACCCGCTCGGGCTCTACTCGACGAAGTACGACGACGTCGCCGACATCAAGGAGGGCGAGACCGTCGCCGTTCCCGACGACGCATCGAACCAGGCACGTGCCCTGCTCGTGCTGCAGTCGGCCGGGCTCGTCGAGCTGAAGAGCGGCGGCTCGATCTTCTCCGACCTCGCCGACATCGACGAGGCGAAGTCCAAGGTCAAGGTCACCGCGCTCGAGGCTTCGCTCACGCCGACCTCGCTGCCCGACGTCGCCGCCGCGATCATCAACAACGACTACGTCGCCGACGCCGGTCTCTCGTTCGACGACGCCCTCGCGCAGGACGACCCGAGCGACCCCAACGCCCTGCCCTACGTGAACATCTTCGCCACGCGCGCCGAAGACGCCGACAACGAGACCTACCTCAAGCTCGTCGAGATCTTCCAGACCGACGCCGACGTGCAGGCCGGCCTGCTCGAGGCCTCGGGCAACACCGCGGTGCCGCTCGTGACCCCGGTCGCAGACCTGCAGGACTCGCTCGCCAAGGTCGAGGCCGACACGAAGGCCGCGAAGGGCTGA
- a CDS encoding methionine ABC transporter ATP-binding protein — translation MALVSLTDVTKSYPPADRGGAPVVAVDAVTLDIEPGDVYGIIGYSGAGKSTLVRLINALEPTTSGSITFDGRELTRMPERELRGIRLGIGMIFQQFNLFSSKTVWKNVAYPLTVAGWSKAEIRARVDELLEFVGLTDKARSYPEQLSGGQKQRVGIARALATSPRLLLADEATSALDPETTQEVLALLKRVNREFGITIVVITHEMDVIQSIATKVAVMDGGRVIESGNVFDVFSAPKNPSSARFVSTVVKGIPSPAELAVLRERHEGRIVTISFRDGDASQASVFLDLAHAGLEFELVYGGINDIQGRAFGHLTLAIRGADDAVDRVLATIGARAEVTEVA, via the coding sequence ATGGCCCTCGTGAGCCTCACCGACGTCACGAAGTCGTATCCACCCGCCGACCGCGGGGGCGCACCGGTCGTCGCCGTCGATGCCGTCACGCTCGACATCGAACCCGGCGACGTCTACGGCATCATCGGCTACTCGGGCGCCGGCAAGTCCACGCTCGTGCGCCTCATCAACGCGCTCGAGCCCACGACCTCGGGCAGCATCACGTTCGACGGCCGCGAACTCACCCGGATGCCCGAGCGCGAGCTCCGCGGCATCCGTCTCGGCATCGGCATGATCTTCCAGCAGTTCAACCTGTTCTCGTCGAAGACCGTGTGGAAGAACGTCGCCTATCCGCTGACGGTGGCCGGTTGGAGCAAGGCCGAGATCCGCGCGCGCGTCGACGAACTGCTCGAGTTCGTTGGCCTCACCGACAAGGCGAGGAGCTACCCCGAGCAGCTCTCGGGCGGGCAGAAGCAGCGCGTCGGCATCGCGCGCGCCCTGGCCACGTCGCCGCGCCTGCTGCTCGCCGACGAGGCGACGAGCGCCCTCGACCCCGAGACGACGCAGGAGGTGCTCGCGCTCCTGAAGCGCGTGAACCGCGAGTTCGGCATCACGATCGTCGTCATCACCCACGAGATGGACGTCATCCAGTCGATCGCCACGAAGGTCGCGGTGATGGACGGCGGGCGCGTCATCGAGAGCGGCAACGTGTTCGACGTGTTCTCGGCGCCGAAGAATCCCTCGTCGGCGCGGTTCGTCTCGACCGTCGTCAAGGGCATCCCCTCTCCGGCAGAGCTCGCGGTGCTCCGCGAGCGGCACGAGGGCCGCATCGTGACGATCTCCTTCCGCGACGGCGACGCGTCGCAGGCCTCGGTGTTCCTCGACCTGGCTCACGCCGGCCTCGAGTTCGAGCTGGTCTACGGCGGCATCAACGACATCCAGGGGCGGGCGTTCGGGCACCTGACGCTGGCCATCAGGGGGGCGGATGACGCGGTCGACCGCGTGCTCGCCACGATCGGCGCTCGCGCCGAGGTCACGGAGGTGGCGTGA
- a CDS encoding methionine ABC transporter permease, protein MDRLFELGSEFWVAAGETLYMVALTLLIGGFFGLLLGIVLYSTRPGSLLSNRPVFNILNVVINFFRPIPFIIFIAAVQPFARSVIGVGIGNDAFVFALSIASSFAISRIVEQNLLTVSPGVIEAARAMGAGPYRILRTVVLPEALGPLILGYTFVLVALVDMTAVAGAIGGGGLGAFALTYGYRQFEPAITWAAVILIVVFVQVAQFLGNALARKVLRR, encoded by the coding sequence ATGGATCGCCTGTTCGAACTCGGCAGCGAGTTCTGGGTCGCCGCGGGCGAGACGCTCTACATGGTGGCGCTCACGCTGCTCATCGGCGGGTTCTTCGGCCTGCTGCTCGGCATCGTGCTCTACTCGACGCGGCCGGGCAGCCTGCTCTCGAACCGTCCGGTGTTCAACATCCTGAACGTCGTGATCAACTTCTTCCGGCCGATCCCGTTCATCATCTTCATCGCGGCCGTGCAGCCGTTCGCGCGGTCCGTGATCGGCGTGGGCATCGGCAACGACGCGTTCGTCTTCGCGCTCTCGATCGCATCGTCGTTCGCGATCTCGCGCATCGTCGAGCAGAACCTGCTCACGGTCTCGCCCGGCGTGATCGAGGCCGCACGCGCGATGGGGGCGGGTCCGTACCGGATCCTCCGCACGGTCGTGCTGCCGGAGGCGCTCGGGCCGCTGATCCTCGGCTACACCTTCGTGCTCGTCGCGCTGGTCGACATGACCGCGGTCGCCGGCGCCATCGGCGGCGGCGGCCTCGGCGCCTTCGCGCTGACGTACGGCTACCGGCAGTTCGAACCGGCCATCACATGGGCCGCGGTCATCCTCATCGTCGTCTTCGTGCAGGTCGCCCAGTTCCTCGGCAATGCGCTGGCCCGCAAGGTGCTGCGCCGCTGA